A genome region from Deltaproteobacteria bacterium PRO3 includes the following:
- the glpX gene encoding class II fructose-bisphosphatase, giving the protein MDRNLALEMVRVTEAAALSCARLMGRGDAKAADQAAVDAMRKALNGMNFDGTVVIGEGERDEAPMLYIGEKVGKGGDVKVDIALDPLEGTNLCATGGPNSISVIALAEHGHFLHAPDTYMDKIAVGKEGYGLIDLTKSPTWNLQQLARAKKCRVEDLTAIILDRDRHKELIREVREAGARIKLIGDGDVSAAISTCEPESGVDILFGIGGAPEGVLAAAALRCLGGDIQGRLKPRNQEEIDRARRMGIEDINRVFKIDELAHGDVMFAATGVTNGDYLKGVRFFGGGAHTHSLVMRSLSRTVRYIEATHHFETKPNYA; this is encoded by the coding sequence ATGGATCGAAATCTAGCTTTAGAGATGGTTCGTGTGACAGAGGCGGCGGCGCTCAGCTGCGCCCGGCTGATGGGGCGAGGCGACGCCAAGGCGGCGGATCAGGCCGCGGTCGATGCGATGCGAAAGGCCCTGAACGGCATGAACTTCGACGGCACCGTCGTGATCGGCGAGGGCGAGCGCGACGAGGCCCCCATGCTCTACATCGGCGAGAAGGTAGGCAAGGGAGGCGACGTCAAGGTTGACATCGCGCTGGACCCGCTCGAGGGCACCAACCTCTGCGCGACTGGTGGCCCCAACTCCATTTCGGTCATTGCGCTCGCCGAGCACGGCCACTTCCTTCACGCGCCCGACACCTACATGGACAAGATCGCGGTCGGGAAAGAAGGCTACGGCCTCATCGACCTCACCAAGTCGCCCACCTGGAACCTGCAACAATTGGCCCGCGCCAAAAAATGCCGCGTCGAGGACCTGACCGCCATCATCCTCGACCGCGACCGCCACAAAGAGCTCATCCGCGAGGTCCGCGAGGCCGGCGCCCGCATCAAGCTGATCGGCGACGGCGACGTCTCGGCAGCCATCTCGACCTGCGAGCCCGAGTCCGGCGTCGACATCCTCTTCGGCATCGGCGGCGCGCCCGAGGGCGTCTTGGCCGCGGCGGCGCTGCGCTGCCTGGGTGGCGATATCCAGGGCCGCCTCAAGCCGCGCAACCAGGAAGAGATCGACCGCGCCCGCCGCATGGGCATCGAAGACATTAACCGCGTCTTCAAGATCGACGAGCTCGCACACGGCGACGTCATGTTCGCCGCCACCGGCGTGACCAACGGCGATTACCTCAAGGGAGTGAGATTTTTCGGGGGAGGCGCCCATACCCACTCGTTGGTGATGCGCTCCCTGTCGCGGACCGTCCGCTACATCGAAGCGACCCACCACTTCGAAACCAAACCCAATTACGCATAA
- a CDS encoding SRPBCC family protein has product MSHASASIEIEAPMKQVFEVISDFEAYPEFLPETKKVVVEKKSGKSARVTFTINLIKKITYTLDIKLNPPSGLSWSLVEGDLMKANNGHWKLQEVKKGVTKAVYEIDMNLGAMVPKAISNKLIGTNLPTMMKQFKERAEEMA; this is encoded by the coding sequence ATGTCCCATGCCTCCGCCTCGATCGAGATTGAAGCCCCGATGAAGCAAGTCTTCGAAGTCATCAGCGACTTCGAGGCCTACCCCGAATTCCTGCCGGAGACCAAGAAGGTCGTCGTCGAGAAGAAGTCCGGCAAGTCCGCGCGGGTGACCTTCACCATCAACCTCATCAAGAAGATCACCTACACCCTCGACATCAAGCTCAACCCGCCCAGCGGCCTCTCCTGGAGCCTGGTCGAAGGCGACCTGATGAAGGCCAACAACGGGCACTGGAAGCTGCAAGAGGTCAAGAAGGGCGTCACCAAGGCCGTTTACGAGATCGACATGAACCTGGGCGCCATGGTGCCCAAGGCGATTTCCAACAAGTTGATCGGCACCAACTTGCCGACGATGATGAAGCAATTTAAAGAACGTGCCGAGGAAATGGCTTGA